Proteins co-encoded in one Natronorubrum daqingense genomic window:
- a CDS encoding winged helix-turn-helix transcriptional regulator, with protein MVKQISGYLEMSGAIGLLVHLKYESRRFNELKDLVGVSPSTLTTRLNEGRDLGLITTRIGEDEYDLDQRSIHHEYMITDRGELVLEKMDEFEVTYAYKQLREAEQKLVEGRENLRVWIEDNEDEIAQAEDEHSTRDKYGEDVTEPAEVDGDYSEFMEKD; from the coding sequence ATGGTCAAGCAAATCAGCGGGTACTTAGAGATGAGTGGCGCAATCGGACTGCTGGTTCACCTCAAGTATGAAAGCAGACGATTTAACGAACTGAAAGACCTGGTCGGCGTCAGCCCCTCAACACTCACCACTCGATTAAACGAAGGACGCGACCTCGGACTCATCACAACACGAATCGGGGAAGACGAGTACGACCTCGATCAGCGTTCAATTCATCATGAGTACATGATCACCGACCGTGGTGAACTCGTCCTGGAGAAAATGGACGAGTTCGAAGTCACGTACGCGTACAAACAACTCCGCGAAGCTGAACAAAAACTCGTGGAGGGTAGAGAAAACCTCCGCGTATGGATCGAGGATAACGAAGACGAGATCGCCCAAGCAGAAGACGAGCATTCAACGCGTGACAAATACGGTGAAGACGTAACGGAACCTGCTGAAGTGGATGGTGACTACTCAGAATTTATGGAGAAGGATTGA
- a CDS encoding MarR family transcriptional regulator, which produces MPIHLDTHDSGIDLTPGTTKSNIVAFLYKNPEYGYKPSEVRDHLDIPDGTATTTLKRLHEDGHIGKTEDSYYHALDREDLRRYVASLDQLNRMFSHSTRESPHPRSDVEGTASDRINDAEIEAEIAELEAELEK; this is translated from the coding sequence ATGCCGATCCATCTTGACACGCACGATTCTGGCATCGACCTGACGCCGGGAACGACGAAATCCAACATCGTAGCGTTTCTCTACAAGAATCCCGAATACGGATACAAACCTTCCGAGGTCAGAGACCACCTCGACATCCCCGACGGCACCGCTACGACTACTCTTAAACGTCTTCACGAGGACGGGCATATCGGGAAAACCGAAGACAGTTACTACCACGCTTTGGATCGAGAGGACCTTCGCCGGTATGTTGCTAGTCTCGACCAACTCAACCGAATGTTTAGCCACTCGACCCGAGAAAGTCCTCACCCCCGTTCTGATGTAGAGGGTACCGCCTCAGACAGGATTAATGACGCTGAGATTGAAGCCGAGATCGCAGAATTAGAGGCAGAGCTTGAGAAATGA
- a CDS encoding CRISPR-associated protein Cas4 translates to MSDEPIPDSPPGVVVSSVIERGPEDLVRKHLVDAISNQSFNEWYQEQQFTQNILEGRPYFNGASPPPEPERHSPSKLLQCHRKVSYYKENAPKEGSSPQGLFWAGTRFEEDIVVPYLLESATTDDTYVQNSMWIDTTIETEEDSVQVRGVTDPVIVDAEGEPLLVTEIKTTSSLEYLSGPKPHHKAQLHAYLYALNEKHDHSIQDGLLLYGARDTLDIKAYHVPFDETFWNEGVVAWMRSQTAYRENGELPPAKPVFDWECSTCPFQGRCGEGDAPYQDVGYTGLLPGLAEYRKQQLTEYFDAYPSAKLTPTLARKYPSLIDEQGVYEWRCTACASTYAWDELEEKDDPSELPLCAGCAENGELTTLTVPTPENQLTDYR, encoded by the coding sequence ATGAGCGATGAACCAATCCCTGACTCCCCTCCCGGAGTGGTCGTATCGTCAGTAATCGAACGAGGGCCTGAAGACCTCGTTCGGAAGCACTTGGTGGATGCAATCTCGAATCAAAGTTTCAACGAGTGGTATCAAGAGCAACAGTTCACCCAGAATATCTTGGAAGGGCGACCGTATTTCAACGGTGCGTCGCCACCGCCTGAACCCGAGCGGCACTCCCCGAGTAAACTTCTCCAGTGCCACCGGAAGGTCAGTTACTACAAGGAGAACGCTCCAAAAGAAGGTAGCTCGCCACAGGGTTTGTTCTGGGCCGGGACAAGATTCGAGGAAGACATTGTCGTGCCGTACTTGCTTGAGTCGGCTACGACCGATGACACGTACGTGCAGAATTCGATGTGGATTGACACTACAATCGAAACTGAGGAGGACTCCGTCCAGGTGAGAGGGGTTACTGATCCGGTGATCGTTGATGCTGAGGGTGAACCGCTTCTGGTGACGGAGATTAAAACGACGTCATCGTTAGAGTACCTGTCTGGGCCGAAACCCCATCACAAAGCCCAACTCCACGCGTACCTGTACGCGCTGAATGAAAAGCACGACCACTCGATTCAAGACGGATTGCTGCTCTACGGTGCTCGGGACACGTTAGATATCAAAGCGTATCACGTCCCGTTCGATGAAACGTTCTGGAATGAAGGGGTCGTAGCATGGATGCGTTCGCAAACCGCTTACCGTGAGAATGGTGAGCTCCCACCAGCTAAGCCGGTGTTTGACTGGGAGTGCAGTACCTGCCCATTCCAAGGTCGATGCGGTGAAGGTGACGCCCCGTATCAAGACGTTGGGTACACCGGGTTGCTTCCTGGTTTAGCGGAGTATCGAAAACAGCAGTTGACCGAGTACTTCGATGCCTACCCCTCCGCGAAACTCACTCCGACCCTCGCCCGCAAGTACCCTTCACTGATCGATGAGCAAGGCGTCTACGAATGGCGGTGTACAGCTTGCGCGTCAACATACGCGTGGGATGAGCTCGAAGAAAAAGACGATCCTTCAGAACTCCCGCTCTGTGCTGGCTGCGCCGAAAACGGTGAGTTGACCACGCTCACGGTTCCTACCCCAGAAAATCAACTCACTGATTATCGGTAG